In the Ictidomys tridecemlineatus isolate mIctTri1 chromosome 10, mIctTri1.hap1, whole genome shotgun sequence genome, TGGGCGGTTGAGAATGGATTCATGTTGCTCATCATCGTCCTCCTCTGCTGGGAACTGGAGCTTCTCTTTGAAGCCCCCGGAAAATGAATCTTCGTCCTCTTCTCTGAACACTTCCATCACGTTCCTCTGCCCACTTCTACCCTCCTTCCCTATGGGCTCTGCTGTGTCTTTGTTCTTCTTGAACTTCATCTTGAAGGTATCTTTAATGCCCTTAGACAAGGACCCAAATGTACTGGAAGCAGAAGCGCTTGAGATGGGTGACCTGGAGAAGGTGCCCTTGGAAGAAGAAAGAGTCCCAGCTTCCTCCTTGTTGTAGGTGCGGGCCATCTTATTTTGGTGTTTCTCCTGGAGCCTTTCACACTCTTTGATCTGCCTCTTGGCATTTTTCTGAGCCTGCTCCTTCAGCCTGGAGACCTTCTTGGGGTTCATGGTGTTCTGGGCAGTGGCAGCCTTATCCAGGAGAGCAACGCATTCATTCTGATCCCTGCTGGCAGCAGCATCCAATGGAGACTGTAAGTCATTATCCAGGGCAAAGATGTTGGCACCAAAGTTGATCAGGAATGAGACACAGTGGGCATAGCCATTGGACGCTGCGTAATGTAGAGGAGTATTTCCCCAGATGTCACATTTATCAGGGTCCcctctaaaagagaaaaatatgaaagatgcaagtgaaacattttttttttctgggaacaTAAttccaaaaacagaaataaaaacaaaaataacgaACAAAATACAGG is a window encoding:
- the Anks4b gene encoding ankyrin repeat and SAM domain-containing protein 4B → MSTRYHQAASDSYLELLKEATKRDLNLSDEDGMTPTLLAAYHGNLEALEIICSRGGDPDKCDIWGNTPLHYAASNGYAHCVSFLINFGANIFALDNDLQSPLDAAASRDQNECVALLDKAATAQNTMNPKKVSRLKEQAQKNAKRQIKECERLQEKHQNKMARTYNKEEAGTLSSSKGTFSRSPISSASASSTFGSLSKGIKDTFKMKFKKNKDTAEPIGKEGRSGQRNVMEVFREEDEDSFSGGFKEKLQFPAEEDDDEQHESILNRPGLGNIVFQKNRVWSPEDISNSKRESEFKMPSDLLQRAAEADEAEAGEEGEAGENGLGSPELPWDEDEVEWEEEVVDATPLEVFLQSHHLGEFLPIFTREQIDLEALMLCSDEDLQNIQMQLGPRKKVLNAINRRMQVVQQPGPLVDTSL